The Nitrospira sp. KM1 genome includes a window with the following:
- a CDS encoding non-ribosomal peptide synthetase: protein MKTIEPPQTKKTDAAKSLEAIYPLSPMQEGMLFHTLMNPGTGIYLMQNRYYVEGHVDPDVFRRAWAQVIARHPILRTSFVWKSQKRPLQAVHKAVDVPLDVMDWRGECREQQIVRLDAILQDELHSGFDFAKAPLMRLRLIRLTDQTWQFVHSFHHILLDEWCISPLLMDFLAHYEACAAGRACEAEAPRPYRDYIAWLQTRDMDAADTFWRDYLLDFRTPTPLAYDRAPEGLADQNEDAADHCLHLSAAMTARLTALAQQHRLTPNTFVQGAWAILLSAYSGERDVLFGVTVAGRPTELIGVESVLGLFINTLPLRVPVAQDCPVLGWLKDLLAENVRLRQFEYTPLVRIQRSSEIPRGEALFHSLFVFENAPVDPALCEGRIMFRAEEEQYRVHTNYPMTVMGWPGRELGLKLSYDRRLFDSGTVLRMIGHLKRLLEGIIAKPDARIGELPMLASDETTKLLTEWNAEPAAGTDERNFAARFEAQVCRTPDSIAVSCEGEEPLRYAELNRRANRIASSLIAAGVAQDTIVAVLDERGVDLVTMILGIFKAGSAYLPLDPRYPDSRMARVLELSGVPVVVTSGRLKAQLERVLTLMPESVRPAVLSLTEAMSQQGVDENPERPTRPDQLAYIIYTSGSTGVPKGAMVTQRGMLNNMESKLSSLRIGSSDVLAQTASQCFDISVWQLLTALLCGARTHVIPDDIVREPARLLPHLENARISLFEAVPAVLQALLDLADDSPSAPELSHLRWVLPTGEALPPSVCRQWFARYPEIPLMNAYGPAECADDVAVHAIDAMPASDVNQIPIGRPIQNISLYIVNRFLALVPPGVPGELCVGGVGVGRGYLRDCVRTAESFVPNPFGGQPGARLYRTGDLARYLSDGTIEYLGRLDHQVKIRGFRIELGEIETHVDAHPSVREAAVIVREDRPGDKRLVAYVAGYDQQLLDIAQVKAALQAQLPDYMVPAIFVTLETLPRTPNGKVDRAALPAPDAEQLAAARYVPPRSATEELLAGIWADILGAERVGVEDNFFELGGHSLLATQVVSRIRSTFQIDMPLRTAFECPTVSALALVVDEIRAKGAGRAAPPLTATNRSGPAPLSFAQQRLWFLAQLDPESWFYNLSFGVRIEGHVDVQALRRAFEAVVGRHDILRARFTTIEGQLVQVVVETAPIPFETVAVGRSEDESLEACEQRLATDEAQQAFDLERGVLWRARLFELEGHRGVLRHVLIVTFHHAIADGWSLNLFLSEMITAYVELAAGRAAGLPAPALQYADYARWQRDWLKGDVLEQQLDYWKQTLAGAPALLSLPTDFPRPAVQTFRGARHAFTVPPSLTAELQVLGRRHGATLFMTLLAAFQLLLHRYSGETDLSIGTPVANRTSLEVEELIGFFVNTLVLRTNLSGDPRFVDLLERVREVVLGAQNHQDVPFEHVVDALRPARNLSHSPLFQVMFALQTLGRQTLEVPDLKIEMLEIDPGSAKFDLSLEMTLEPGGSAGGPVGLTGFFEYNTDLFEPATIARMAQHFQSVLESVVAKPQQSLAAVAVLGREERAAVVAGWNATGRRYAERGAVPEQIAAQAARTPEAVAVRLDAATLTYAELLAQANQVAWALRERGVGPEMLVGIAMERSLDLVVGLLGVLQAGAAYVPLDPSYPPERLAYMLEDSAVPVVLTQAAWQAQLPYTGLLLCLDRDRAQWAGYPTSAPPGVWADQQLAYLIYTSGSTGQPKGAGNTHGGFRNRLQWMQEAYGLTAADRVLQKTPISFDVSVWEFFWPLMVGAELVLAAPGEHKEPARLIDRIVTHQITTLHFVPPMLQALVETAGVERCTSVRQIVCSGETLPAAVVARAQAVLPGATVHNLYGPTEAAIDVTAWRCPVPAPAVIPIGRPIANTQIYVLDRHIHPVPVGVAGELYIGGEQVGRGYHGRPGLTAERFVPDALGAQPGQRLYRTGDQVRWRVDGTLEYLGRLDHQVKLRGFRIELGEIEAALLAQPGIREAVVVVRTEATGTKRLVGYVTGAGAGETATLRQGLAQRVPEYMVPAVIIALEQLPLSPNGKVDRKALPAPEAGRATASEPPATQTEARLAAIWAQVLGLVQVGRHDNFFELGGDSILVLQVISRAREAGLSLTPRHVFQHQTVAELSRMVDDKQDQTPQVEAEQGAVTGTTPLTPAQRWFFEQAWPHPHHWNQSILVTMREVPERAVLEPAIEQVLAQHDGLRTRFMTASSQAANILPAEDSTRVLSYVNLSDVPAGGEAEAVEQTAEHFQCSLHLSEGPVFKAAVFDLGKARPPRLLLVAHHLVIDGVSWRILLEDLQNAYLQQHGDQIISLPPKTTSVKYWAERLEAFAQSDRLKEELHYWTRPQQGLSLPLPVDDPAGIKDERQAQAVSSSLSEKDTTALLREVPAAYQTQISDVLLAALVQTFAEWTGRDHLRLDLEGHGREELFGDVDVSRTVGWFTSIFPVVLRLPQGSLGDVLKDVKEQLRDIPSRGTGYGVLHYLSKMPEAAELRTHPPSQLCFNYLGQIDQGTPAQSFFSLCQDSPGTEHAPSNPQRYELTLQAEIVDGRLGLTWVYGGERYRRTTIESLAASYQRNLCALIAHCSSEEAGGYTPSDFPDVAIEQGALDAILEKMEQSHAR from the coding sequence GTGAAGACGATCGAGCCGCCGCAGACGAAAAAGACCGATGCCGCGAAGAGCCTGGAGGCGATCTATCCGCTGTCTCCGATGCAGGAAGGCATGCTGTTCCACACCCTGATGAATCCGGGGACCGGCATCTATCTCATGCAGAACCGGTACTACGTGGAAGGCCATGTCGATCCCGATGTGTTCCGGCGGGCTTGGGCGCAGGTCATCGCCAGACATCCGATCCTCCGGACCTCGTTCGTCTGGAAAAGCCAGAAGCGTCCGCTCCAGGCGGTTCATAAAGCCGTCGACGTGCCGCTCGACGTGATGGATTGGCGTGGCGAATGCCGTGAACAACAAATCGTCAGGCTCGATGCAATACTGCAGGACGAACTGCACAGCGGATTCGATTTTGCCAAGGCGCCGCTCATGCGGCTGCGCTTGATCAGGCTGACGGACCAAACCTGGCAATTCGTGCACAGCTTTCACCATATTCTTCTGGACGAATGGTGCATTTCCCCTTTGCTCATGGATTTTCTCGCGCATTACGAGGCGTGCGCGGCGGGCCGTGCCTGTGAAGCAGAGGCTCCGCGCCCCTATCGCGATTACATCGCATGGCTGCAGACGAGGGACATGGATGCGGCGGATACGTTTTGGCGGGACTATCTCCTAGATTTTCGCACGCCTACTCCTCTGGCCTACGATCGGGCTCCGGAAGGATTAGCGGATCAGAACGAAGACGCGGCCGACCATTGTCTGCATCTCAGCGCGGCCATGACGGCCAGATTGACGGCGCTGGCACAACAGCATCGGCTGACGCCCAACACCTTCGTGCAAGGGGCTTGGGCGATTCTCCTGAGCGCGTACAGCGGCGAGCGCGATGTGCTGTTCGGCGTGACGGTGGCGGGACGTCCCACGGAACTCATCGGCGTCGAATCGGTCTTGGGATTGTTCATCAATACATTGCCGCTGCGGGTGCCGGTGGCTCAGGACTGTCCCGTCCTCGGGTGGCTGAAAGATCTGCTGGCCGAGAACGTCCGGCTGCGGCAATTCGAGTACACGCCACTCGTGCGGATCCAGCGTTCGAGCGAAATCCCGCGCGGCGAGGCGCTCTTTCACAGTCTCTTCGTCTTCGAGAACGCGCCGGTGGATCCCGCCCTCTGCGAAGGCCGGATCATGTTCCGCGCCGAAGAAGAACAGTATCGGGTTCACACGAACTATCCCATGACGGTTATGGGCTGGCCCGGCAGGGAATTGGGACTGAAGCTGTCGTACGACCGACGCCTCTTCGATTCCGGCACCGTGCTGCGGATGATCGGGCATCTCAAGCGCCTGCTGGAAGGGATCATTGCCAAACCGGACGCCCGGATCGGGGAATTGCCGATGCTGGCGTCCGACGAGACCACAAAACTACTCACGGAATGGAATGCGGAGCCGGCCGCCGGGACGGACGAGAGAAATTTTGCGGCACGCTTCGAAGCACAGGTCTGCCGCACGCCGGACTCAATTGCGGTGAGCTGCGAGGGAGAAGAGCCGCTTCGCTATGCCGAGTTGAACCGGCGTGCGAACCGGATTGCTTCTTCCCTGATTGCGGCCGGTGTTGCACAGGATACCATCGTGGCGGTGCTCGACGAACGCGGAGTGGATCTCGTGACGATGATCCTCGGCATCTTCAAGGCCGGAAGCGCATATCTGCCCCTCGATCCCCGGTATCCCGATTCACGCATGGCGCGAGTGCTGGAACTGAGCGGCGTCCCGGTCGTCGTGACTTCCGGCCGCCTCAAGGCTCAGCTCGAGCGCGTGCTGACCCTTATGCCCGAATCAGTAAGACCGGCAGTCCTCTCGCTTACCGAGGCTATGTCGCAACAGGGCGTCGATGAGAATCCGGAACGGCCAACCCGGCCGGACCAACTCGCCTACATCATTTACACCTCCGGCTCCACCGGCGTGCCAAAGGGTGCGATGGTGACGCAGCGGGGCATGCTCAACAACATGGAAAGCAAGCTGAGCTCACTTCGAATAGGATCGTCCGACGTCCTGGCGCAGACGGCATCGCAATGTTTCGACATTTCCGTCTGGCAGTTGCTGACGGCGCTGCTGTGCGGGGCCAGGACGCACGTCATTCCCGACGATATCGTCCGCGAGCCCGCGCGGCTGCTTCCCCATTTGGAAAACGCCCGCATCAGCCTGTTCGAGGCCGTACCGGCGGTGCTGCAGGCGCTGCTGGATCTGGCGGATGACTCGCCTTCAGCTCCGGAATTGTCCCATCTACGGTGGGTGTTGCCGACCGGAGAGGCGCTCCCGCCTTCCGTCTGCCGCCAGTGGTTCGCGCGCTATCCGGAAATACCGTTGATGAACGCCTATGGGCCGGCGGAATGCGCCGACGACGTCGCGGTTCACGCCATCGATGCGATGCCCGCAAGCGATGTGAACCAGATACCCATCGGACGTCCGATTCAGAATATCAGCCTATACATCGTCAACCGGTTTTTGGCGCTCGTTCCGCCCGGAGTGCCGGGTGAGTTGTGCGTCGGTGGAGTCGGTGTGGGCAGAGGGTACTTACGGGATTGTGTGCGCACGGCGGAATCGTTCGTGCCGAATCCCTTTGGCGGCCAACCGGGAGCGCGCCTCTACCGCACAGGCGACCTTGCCCGCTACCTGAGCGACGGCACGATCGAGTATCTGGGACGTCTGGACCACCAGGTCAAGATCCGCGGCTTTCGCATCGAGCTGGGAGAGATCGAGACTCATGTGGACGCGCATCCATCGGTTCGCGAAGCCGCCGTCATCGTCCGCGAAGACCGGCCGGGAGACAAGCGGCTGGTCGCGTACGTCGCCGGGTACGATCAACAGCTACTGGACATCGCACAGGTAAAGGCGGCGCTGCAAGCGCAGTTGCCTGACTATATGGTGCCGGCGATTTTTGTCACGCTTGAGACACTGCCGCGCACGCCGAACGGGAAAGTGGATCGGGCAGCGCTGCCGGCGCCGGATGCCGAACAACTGGCTGCCGCACGATATGTCCCACCGCGCAGCGCTACGGAAGAATTGCTGGCCGGTATCTGGGCCGACATTCTGGGAGCCGAGCGGGTCGGCGTGGAAGACAACTTCTTTGAGCTCGGCGGCCATTCCCTCCTGGCCACGCAGGTTGTCTCTCGGATCAGAAGCACGTTTCAGATCGACATGCCGCTCCGGACGGCCTTCGAATGTCCAACGGTATCGGCATTGGCGCTCGTGGTCGACGAGATACGGGCGAAGGGAGCCGGAAGGGCCGCTCCTCCGCTGACGGCGACCAATCGAAGCGGACCGGCGCCATTGTCGTTCGCGCAACAGCGGCTGTGGTTTCTCGCTCAACTCGATCCGGAAAGCTGGTTCTACAATTTGTCGTTCGGCGTCCGTATCGAAGGTCATGTCGACGTTCAAGCGCTCAGACGGGCGTTTGAAGCCGTCGTCGGCCGTCACGACATATTGCGGGCGAGGTTCACGACGATCGAGGGACAACTCGTCCAGGTGGTTGTGGAAACGGCGCCGATTCCGTTCGAAACCGTTGCCGTCGGCCGATCAGAAGATGAATCGCTTGAAGCGTGCGAACAAAGGCTGGCTACGGACGAGGCGCAGCAGGCATTCGATTTGGAGCGCGGGGTATTGTGGCGTGCCCGTCTGTTTGAACTCGAAGGCCATCGGGGTGTCTTGCGGCACGTCTTGATCGTGACGTTTCACCATGCCATTGCGGACGGATGGTCCTTGAATTTGTTCTTGTCTGAAATGATCACTGCGTATGTCGAACTGGCGGCCGGCCGTGCCGCCGGTCTGCCGGCACCCGCCCTCCAATATGCCGACTATGCCCGCTGGCAGCGCGATTGGCTCAAGGGAGATGTCCTCGAGCAGCAACTGGACTATTGGAAACAGACATTGGCCGGTGCGCCGGCGCTCTTGTCGCTGCCCACGGATTTTCCGCGTCCCGCGGTGCAAACGTTCCGTGGCGCCCGCCATGCCTTCACCGTGCCTCCTTCACTGACTGCGGAGCTTCAGGTCCTCGGACGGCGTCATGGGGCCACGTTGTTCATGACGTTGCTCGCGGCATTTCAACTTCTTCTGCACCGGTACAGCGGTGAGACCGATCTGTCGATCGGTACTCCCGTGGCGAATCGAACGAGCCTCGAAGTGGAAGAGCTCATCGGATTTTTCGTCAATACGCTGGTCCTCAGAACAAACTTGAGTGGAGACCCGCGTTTTGTCGACTTGCTCGAACGCGTGCGCGAGGTGGTATTGGGAGCTCAAAACCACCAGGACGTGCCGTTCGAACATGTCGTCGACGCGCTGCGTCCGGCGCGCAACTTGAGCCACTCTCCTTTATTCCAAGTCATGTTCGCCTTGCAGACGTTGGGACGCCAAACGCTGGAGGTTCCCGATCTGAAGATCGAAATGCTGGAGATCGATCCGGGCAGCGCGAAGTTCGATCTCTCGCTCGAAATGACGCTCGAACCTGGCGGGTCAGCCGGCGGACCGGTTGGACTGACCGGATTCTTCGAATACAACACGGATCTCTTCGAGCCGGCTACGATCGCGAGAATGGCGCAGCATTTCCAATCTGTGCTGGAGTCCGTCGTGGCCAAGCCGCAGCAATCGCTGGCGGCGGTGGCGGTGCTGGGGCGGGAGGAGCGGGCGGCGGTGGTGGCGGGGTGGAATGCGACGGGGCGGCGGTACGCGGAGCGGGGGGCGGTGCCGGAGCAGATTGCGGCGCAGGCGGCGCGGACGCCGGAGGCGGTGGCCGTGCGGCTGGACGCCGCGACATTGACCTATGCGGAGCTGCTCGCGCAGGCGAACCAAGTGGCGTGGGCCTTGCGGGAACGGGGCGTGGGCCCGGAGATGCTGGTGGGCATCGCGATGGAGCGCTCGCTGGACTTGGTGGTGGGCCTGCTGGGGGTGCTGCAGGCCGGGGCCGCCTACGTGCCGCTGGATCCGAGCTATCCGCCCGAGCGGCTGGCCTACATGCTCGAAGATAGTGCCGTGCCGGTGGTGCTGACGCAGGCCGCGTGGCAAGCCCAGCTGCCGTATACGGGGTTGCTGCTGTGCCTGGATCGCGACCGGGCGCAGTGGGCCGGCTATCCGACGAGTGCGCCGCCGGGGGTATGGGCGGACCAGCAGCTGGCCTACCTGATTTATACGTCGGGGTCCACCGGGCAGCCGAAGGGGGCGGGGAACACGCACGGGGGCTTCCGCAACCGGCTGCAGTGGATGCAGGAGGCCTATGGGCTGACGGCAGCCGACCGGGTACTGCAGAAGACGCCGATCAGCTTCGATGTGTCGGTATGGGAATTCTTCTGGCCCTTGATGGTGGGTGCGGAATTAGTGCTGGCGGCGCCGGGGGAGCACAAGGAGCCGGCGCGGCTGATCGACCGGATTGTGACGCACCAGATCACTACGCTGCACTTCGTGCCGCCGATGCTGCAGGCGTTGGTGGAGACGGCGGGGGTGGAGCGGTGCACGAGCGTGCGGCAGATCGTCTGTAGCGGCGAAACGTTGCCGGCGGCCGTGGTGGCGCGGGCGCAGGCGGTGCTGCCGGGGGCGACCGTGCATAACTTGTACGGGCCGACGGAAGCGGCGATCGACGTCACGGCATGGAGGTGTCCGGTGCCGGCGCCGGCGGTGATTCCGATCGGGCGGCCGATCGCCAACACACAGATCTATGTGCTGGACCGGCACATCCATCCCGTGCCGGTCGGCGTCGCGGGTGAACTCTACATTGGGGGGGAGCAAGTTGGGCGGGGCTATCACGGTAGGCCGGGGCTCACGGCGGAGCGGTTCGTGCCGGATGCGTTGGGTGCGCAGCCGGGGCAGCGGCTGTACCGGACGGGCGATCAAGTGCGGTGGCGGGTCGACGGCACGCTGGAGTATCTGGGGCGGCTCGATCATCAGGTGAAGCTCCGCGGGTTCCGGATCGAGCTGGGCGAGATCGAAGCGGCGCTGTTGGCGCAGCCGGGCATCCGCGAGGCGGTGGTGGTCGTGCGGACGGAGGCGACGGGGACGAAGCGGCTGGTGGGGTATGTGACGGGAGCGGGGGCTGGAGAGACAGCCACCCTCCGGCAGGGCTTGGCGCAGCGCGTACCGGAGTACATGGTGCCGGCGGTCATCATCGCGCTGGAGCAGCTGCCGTTGAGTCCGAACGGGAAGGTGGATCGCAAGGCGCTCCCGGCGCCGGAGGCGGGGCGGGCGACGGCCTCTGAGCCGCCGGCGACGCAGACGGAGGCGCGGCTGGCCGCCATCTGGGCGCAGGTGCTGGGGCTTGTGCAGGTCGGCCGCCACGACAACTTCTTCGAACTCGGCGGCGATTCGATTCTGGTTCTCCAAGTGATCTCACGTGCGCGCGAGGCCGGTCTATCTCTAACTCCTCGTCATGTGTTCCAGCATCAGACCGTGGCCGAACTGTCGCGCATGGTGGACGACAAGCAGGATCAGACTCCACAGGTTGAGGCCGAACAGGGAGCGGTGACAGGAACGACACCGCTGACCCCGGCGCAACGGTGGTTCTTCGAACAAGCCTGGCCGCATCCTCATCATTGGAACCAGTCGATCCTCGTCACTATGCGGGAAGTACCGGAGCGCGCGGTCTTAGAGCCGGCGATCGAACAGGTGCTCGCACAACACGACGGTCTCCGGACCAGGTTCATGACGGCATCGAGCCAAGCCGCAAACATTCTGCCGGCGGAAGACAGCACGCGGGTCCTCAGCTATGTGAATCTGTCCGACGTCCCTGCGGGAGGCGAAGCCGAAGCGGTCGAGCAGACCGCTGAACATTTCCAGTGCAGCCTGCATCTCAGTGAAGGACCGGTCTTCAAGGCGGCCGTCTTCGATTTAGGAAAGGCGCGACCGCCGCGGCTGCTGCTGGTTGCCCATCATCTGGTCATAGACGGCGTCTCATGGAGGATTCTCCTGGAAGACCTGCAAAACGCCTATTTGCAGCAGCACGGTGATCAGATCATCTCGCTTCCGCCCAAAACGACGTCCGTCAAATACTGGGCGGAACGGCTGGAGGCTTTTGCGCAGTCGGACCGACTCAAGGAAGAATTGCATTATTGGACGAGGCCGCAACAGGGACTGTCTCTGCCTCTGCCGGTCGATGATCCGGCCGGCATCAAGGATGAACGACAGGCCCAAGCGGTTTCGTCGTCGTTATCGGAAAAAGATACGACGGCGCTTTTGCGGGAGGTGCCCGCCGCCTATCAGACGCAGATCTCAGACGTGCTGCTCGCAGCGCTGGTTCAGACATTTGCCGAATGGACGGGTCGGGACCATCTGCGCCTCGATCTGGAAGGTCATGGTCGCGAGGAACTGTTTGGCGATGTGGATGTCTCGAGAACGGTTGGCTGGTTCACCAGCATTTTCCCCGTTGTTCTCCGACTGCCGCAGGGGTCCTTGGGAGACGTTCTGAAAGACGTCAAGGAGCAGCTCAGAGATATTCCTTCACGGGGTACGGGCTACGGAGTGCTTCACTACCTGTCGAAGATGCCGGAGGCCGCGGAATTGCGCACACATCCGCCCTCACAGCTCTGCTTCAATTATCTGGGGCAGATCGATCAAGGCACGCCCGCACAATCTTTCTTCTCCCTTTGCCAGGATTCTCCCGGAACAGAACACGCGCCGTCGAATCCGCAGCGGTATGAACTGACCCTCCAAGCCGAGATCGTGGACGGGCGGTTGGGACTGACCTGGGTGTACGGCGGCGAACGGTATCGCCGCACGACGATAGAATCCCTGGCCGCTTCTTATCAACGCAACCTCTGCGCACTGATCGCGCACTGCTCATCGGAGGAAGCCGGGGGGTATACACCTTCGGATTTTCCGGACGTGGCAATCGAGCAAGGTGCATTGGATGCCATTCTGGAAAAAATGGAACAGAGCCATGCAAGATAA